In the Acidobacteriota bacterium genome, one interval contains:
- a CDS encoding class I SAM-dependent methyltransferase has translation MSDQRTQAYLYDLYVAPLWRERFDQLFIEQVGLPTEGQMLLLECGTGGLALEVAAALKDTGTVVASDQDQDILELARAKALATKLENVRFVSSGEIQTEFTPHTYDLTLGDTSLLPPNQIQPMLNNLYRPLATDGTAILYAITRGSFDEFFSIYWEALFECGLAEQLQPQLEQVLNLYPTLEDIEGWATSAGWKNVQVVLENEEFTFDTGEEFLSSPLISNYQLENWLAIVPTAAEITQVKQAIAAIIDRDRGEYPFDITIKAALVTGKRNT, from the coding sequence GTGTCTGACCAACGAACTCAAGCTTATCTGTATGATCTGTATGTTGCACCGCTCTGGCGAGAGCGCTTTGATCAGTTGTTTATCGAACAAGTTGGGCTTCCAACCGAAGGGCAAATGCTGTTATTGGAATGCGGTACAGGTGGATTGGCACTTGAAGTTGCCGCCGCTTTAAAAGATACTGGCACGGTCGTCGCCAGTGACCAGGATCAAGACATCCTGGAACTGGCTCGGGCCAAAGCCCTCGCCACCAAATTAGAGAATGTTCGGTTTGTTTCAAGCGGCGAAATTCAAACTGAATTCACGCCCCACACCTATGATCTGACGTTGGGAGATACCTCACTCCTGCCACCAAATCAGATCCAACCAATGCTCAACAATTTGTATCGCCCACTGGCAACTGACGGCACGGCAATTCTTTATGCCATCACCCGTGGGAGTTTCGACGAGTTTTTTTCGATCTACTGGGAAGCCTTGTTTGAGTGTGGTCTGGCTGAACAACTGCAACCACAACTGGAGCAGGTCTTAAACCTCTATCCAACACTGGAAGATATCGAGGGCTGGGCTACATCAGCCGGATGGAAAAATGTGCAGGTGGTTTTGGAAAATGAAGAATTCACCTTCGACACCGGAGAAGAATTTTTATCATCACCGCTCATTTCCAACTATCAATTGGAGAATTGGCTTGCAATTGTGCCCACGGCTGCCGAAATCACTCAGGTCAAACAGGCCATTGCCGCCATTATTGACCGTGACCGGGGTGAATATCCGTTTGATATCACCATTAAAGCCGCACTGGTCACTGGAAAACGAAACACGTAA